A window of Primulina tabacum isolate GXHZ01 chromosome 4, ASM2559414v2, whole genome shotgun sequence contains these coding sequences:
- the LOC142541731 gene encoding LOB domain-containing protein 42-like: MKMSCNGCRALRKACTEDCILRPSLLWISSPQSQANATLFLAKFYGRAGLINLIDAGPPHLRPVILESLLYEACGRIINPVQGSVGLMSSGDWPQCQAAVEAVLKGAPIMMQSTGVDDSSSASAKQSIMPLHGCDIRHLSKDASAASRLTIKNRQRFKRSAKKNVDLTPPAEFICESDTKFTITGWDSGEDQKEFSDELKWAGSQDSSSVETVEQDLVNRVEPGQEYKPDPSVSGIEIELELTLGFNQVRDTQS, from the exons ATGAAAATGAGCTGCAATGGCTGCAGAGCTCTCCGCAAAGCATGCACCGAAGATTGCATCCTTAGGCCTTCTCTTCTATGGATCAGTTCCCCTCAGTCACAAGCTAATGCTACTCTTTTCCTTGCAAAGTTTTATGGCCGCGCCGGACTCATCAATCTCATCGATGCTGGCCCACCTCATCTCCGCCCAG TGATTCTCGAGTCACTTTTGTATGAGGCTTGTGGGAGAATCATCAACCCTGTGCAAGGTTCAGTGGGCTTGATGAGCTCCGGCGATTGGCCCCAGTGCCAGGCGGCGGTGGAGGCGGTGCTCAAAGGTGCACCGATTATGATGCAAAGCACCGGCGTTGACGACTCTTCATCGGCCTCCGCAAAACAGTCGATTATGCCACTTCATGGCTGCGACATCCGCCACCTCTCGAAGGATGCCTCCGCCGCCTCCCGTCTCACCATCAAGAACCGCCAAAGGTTCAAACGCTCAGCAAAGAAGAACGTTGACTTGACCCCACCTGCTGAGTTCATCTGCGAGTCGGATACCAAATTCACCATCACTGGATGGGATTCCGGTGAGGATCAGAAAGAATTCTCCGATGAACTGAAATGGGCGGGGAGTCAAGACTCTTCCTCTGTTGAAACTGTGGAGCAGGACTTGGTGAACCGGGTCGAACCCGGTCAAGAATACAAGCCGGATCCTTCGGTCTCTGGAATTGAGATAGAGCTGGAGTTGACCTTGGGTTTCAATCAAGTACGGGACACACAGAGCTGA